A single window of Neurospora crassa OR74A linkage group VII, whole genome shotgun sequence DNA harbors:
- the pks-4 gene encoding polyketide synthase 4, variant, whose amino-acid sequence MSYKIPLSEPIAIVGSSCRFTGEATSPAKLWELLKDPKDLTREVPKDRFNVEGFYHPDGEYHGTTNSAKAYFLEQDHRLFDASFFNITPKEAEAIDPQQRMLLEVVYEALESAGYTLQDYSGKKVAVFAGVMTADYDTLSQRDDLSVSQYYATGNARSIISNRVSYFFNFHGPSMTIDTACSSSLVALHQAVLSLRSGEAEMACVSGVNLILTPEQFVVESSLHMLSPTGRCHMWDDRADGYARGEGVAAIFIKPLSKALADGDRIEAIIRETGVNSDGRSKGITMPNWEAQSALIQDTYRRSGLNARDPIDRCQFFEAHGTGTAAGDPNEARAIEDAFFGRNVSTSSQDTAEVSKLLVGSVKTVIGHTEGAAGLAGLFKVVHAMINGTVPPNLHFNRLQPAVAKYYSHLHVPTKALAWPSVAAGQPRRATVNSFGFGGTNSTAICEMYVPEIHDPVAKIFAPTLIVPKLINSGSLSADGQTRLPLVLSASSPRSMGAVAKCYRDYLAQVSLPLEEAAWYAYKNRTAFPYRTAVSGSSLSDIMKGLDTLIAKAEAGKAATISVRARPETDVPKILGIFTGQGAQWATMSRGLLQSNNVYAQSIRNLDQVLQACPHPPSWFLEQEIMADASLSRVGKAAISQPLCTAVQIALIDLLAHLGITFHTVVGHSSGEIAAAYAAGKLSARDSILISYYRGKYAHLASGAQGSLGGMMAAGLTKAEAEELCALPQFGNRVCVAASNGPSSVTLSGDLDIVQKVHDHLVDEKKFARMLQVDTAYHSPHMVRPANEYIEALKACNIAPLQDGNGTTWVSSVYGHGEPTSEELASSYWRDNMVNAVLFFEAVSTALEGQGPFDCAIEVGPHAALRGPVIQTMKAKSGEAIIYSGLLDRKLDDRIAFADFLGWMWSNFGSSSSLIERFVQSSVNPELAHLRFQQGPNYPWDHSHTYYRESRISRQYHFRTHKPHELLGIRTRDDNEHELRWRNIMKYAKLPWAQGHKFQGQALLPASAYCIMVLDAARVLSGNRAASVVELRDLKFMAGITLEPESPGVETLFSLVVSNSPKNASTIEALFTLTSAPADGTIDMKLNFSGQLHIVLGEKSPNALSRRPAQRAETLTAQPEAFYKMMAGTGLDYNGPFKGLTAIERRYQFSSGTVKRFHADDQTGLDISPATLDSCLQTAFLTVSSPGDGSLWTSFLPKVMSRVKFNLATCRSGGRDDNLVVDAYLTKGTPFSKTAAASFTAEINIFNPEGNLEIQIEGLTVGSFTSTRPENDKELYLTTVYELDPEDEIVASPAEALNGVSPMLFESCARVASFYVERAALKRLKETPRDLLEPAGYQTETRLVSNSWPNETEQSLEKFIRSSPYFMTLDFVRHLGENLPDVLPGMLPTLVQEAQQLAYFQKQVGRVVRQIVHKYPRMNILGLTDPELGLTEHLMAALDGSFLSYRIGGKPETNLKERSPLAEGIRKKIMIDEIDFEGDAESVGGPYDLVVLNTSILEDKKTHSALQLIRDSMRPGGFLVVVHASRTPLKERMLRCAGRTSSNDGIATPPDWPDLIEECGFENTAKNSDMWFHPGFTLSVRQAMSQRKKQLLWPLHHATGTPLVKHLLIVGGKKVWTSCISSGVFQELASFCGKITAVDSLEDIHNDELLSSCTAAIILGDIDQPILADMTAERMDTIRSLLRPQMLIMWVTHNARFDNPDHAASLGFTRTVTGEVPGLHIQVLDLDTIDTCPAVRAVSKTFARFIVHFLGPKNEDDEPLWVREHEVHVEGGRLIVPRVLPWKEGNQRVNAPRRVMTDTVNTLEDVVEVLASASGRYETRVEKSEAYPSHVESAMHVDYSTVKVFNIGAICSGHICIGRNNETGKAQVALSKSNKSFISTASTIFSTLPEGTVGVCEPLYLSLLSRYIYALTIVNMANGRSVMIIEPDGLLFQCAKEVCSNRGIWFMGASTDERRSRVVPDIAFVHSQSTSRQIKALYPLDGACIVNMLPKTHDVSRMLVDSVPENCEYLTQDKLISTHFTAHPNAAFVQKLWEEAVTLSYNSMKSMLLNAIEPSFDILDPITLPKLLDSAVSSEAFQMLDWKAERSIAHMIKPIVGEKMLRPNSTYVLVGITRDMGQSLCSLFIEQGARHLVLCSRNPPKEQPQWQKELNARGIKVKFEAMDVTNLNTVIAFKTKLAEDSWPSVGGVVNGAMVLDDRVFSEMSVETWNRVMNPKVVGSRNLDIVFNSPDMDFFIMTSSFAAIGGHAGQSNYAAANMYMNGIAASRRCRGLPATALNIGVVYGLGFLHREKDDLYAGLEREGYPPISERDLHHMFLEAIAAGKPVGHTVYDITTGMNRFRMDAPNQHWQLDPRFSHNTLPEEDETAAGSAGQQIKSLAEDLDAATTKEDVMKVYVPAFIGRLEALLQIAEGEITPANSVTELGVDSLIAVEIRSWIWKTVAQDVAVMKILSATSIAQLCEGIASDLLVARGAAAKDSTAPTEQKETPAGSQTLQAVSGSVKSAPSTTPSLEASASTLTEATVVSIVSTSTVVSSASTATSVDGDAEEDNALSASWEDVGKKESSIFL is encoded by the exons ATGTCTTACAAGATTCCGCTGTCTGAGCCCATCGCCATTGTGGGCAGCAGCTGCCGCTTTACGGGCGAAGCCACATCCCCCGCCAAGCTGTGGGAGCTTCTGAAGGACCCCAAGGATCTTACGCGCGAAGTCCCCAAGGATCGGTTTAACGTCGAGGGCTTCTATCACCCCGATGGTGAGTATCACGGCACTACCAATTCGGCCAAGGCCTACTTCCTCGAGCAAGACCATCGCCTCTTCGATGCCAGCTTCTTCAACATCACCCCGAAGGAGGCTGAGGCCATTGATCCCCAACAGCGTATGCTGCTGGAGGTAGTGTACGAGGCTCTCGAGTCCGCCGGTTACACCCTCCAAGATTACTCCGGCAAGAAGGTTGCCGTCTTCGCTGGTGTCATGACAGCCGATTACGACACCCTTTCTCAGCGCGACGATCTGTCTGTCAGCCAGTACTACGCCACTGGCAATGCTCGCTCCATCATTTCGAACCGCGTGTCGTACTTCTTCAACTTCCATGGTCCTTCTATGACCATCGACACAGCCTGCTCTTCCAGTCTGGTCGCCCTTCACCAAGCCGTTCTCTCTCTTCGCTCGGGTGAGGCTGAGATGGCATGCGTTTCAGGTGTCAACTTGATTCTCACCCCCGAGCAGTTCGTCGTCGAGTCGAGCCTGCACATGCTTAGTCCCACTGGCCGCTGCCACATGTGGGACGATCGCGCCGACGGTTATGCACGTGGCGAGGGTGTCGCCGCGATCTTCATCAAGCCTCTTAGCAAGGCTTTGGCCGACGGTGATCGTATTGAGGCCATCATCCGCGAGACCGGTGTCAACTCTGACGGCCGCAGCAAGGGCATCACCATGCCCAACTGGGAGGCACAGTCCGCCCTGATCCAAGACACCTATCGTCGCTCTGGCTTGAACGCCAGAGACCCCATTGATCGTTGCCAATTCTTCGAGGCTCATGGTACCGGcactgctgctggtg ATCCCAATGAGGCTAGAGCGATTGAGGATGCCTTTTTCGGCCGTAACGTCAGCACTTCGAGCCAAGACACGGCCGAAGTGTCAAAGCTACTTGTGGGCTCTGTCAAGACTGTCATCGGTCACACCGAAGGTGCCGCCGGATTGGCCGGTCTCTTCAAGGTGGTTCATGCCATGATCAACGGCACTGTGCCTCCTAATTTGCACTTCAACAGACTTCAGCCAGCTGTCGCCAAGTATTACTCGCACCTTCATGTGCCCACCAAGGCCCTTGCCTGGCCTTCTGTCGCGGCTGGACAGCCCAGACGTGCCACTGTTAATTCCTTCGGATTCGGAGGAACCAACTCGACTGCAATTTGC GAAATGTACGTTCCGGAGATTCATGACCCGGTCGCCAAGATCTTTGCTCCGACCCTCATTGTGCCCAAGCTCATCAATTCGGGCTCTCTTTCGGCTGATGGCCAGACTCGTCTGCCCCTGGTCCTTTCCGCCAGCTCGCCCAGGTCTATGGGCGCTGTTGCCAAGTGCTATCGCGATTACCTCGCGCAGGTGTCGTTGCCTCTTGAGGAGGCTGCGTGGTATGCTTACAAGAACCGCACCGCATTTCCTTACCGCACTGCCGTTAGCGGATCTTCACTGTCGGACATTATGAAGGGTCTCGACACCTTGATTGCAAAGGCCGAGGCTGGCAAAGCAGCTACAATCAGTGTCCGCGCTCGCCCCGAGACCGATGTTCCCAAGATCCTGGGTATCTTTACCGGCCAAGGTGCTCAGTGGGCCACCATGTCCCGTGGTTTACTGCAGAGCAACAATGTTTATGCTCAGTCCATTCGCAACCTCGACCAGGTCCTTCAGGCCTGTCCTCATCCGCCCTCGTGGTTCCTTGAACAGGAGATCATGGCCGACGCAAGTCTCTCTAGAGTTGGGAAGGCGGCCATCTCCCAGCCTCTCTGCACCGCGGTCCAGATCGCCCTCATCGATCTTCTCGCTCACTTGGGCATTACTTTCCACACCGTTGTCGGTCATTCATCCGGCGAAATTGCTGCGGCTTACGCGGCGGGCAAACTTTCTGCTCGCGATTCGATTCTCATCTCGTATTATCGCGGAAAATACGCCCACCTCGCCAGCGGTGCCCAGGGCAGTCTGGGTGGCATGATGGCTGCAGGTTTGACGAAGGCAGAAGCCGAAGAGCTTTGCGCCCTGCCTCAGTTTGGCAACCGCGTTTGCGTTGCTGCCAGCAACGGACCCAGCAGTGTCACCTTGTCAGGCGACCTTGACATTGTGCAAAAGGTCCATGATCACCTTGTTGACGAGAAGAAGTTTGCGAGGATGCTGCAGGTCGACACAGCCTATCACTCGCCTCACATGGTGCGCCCTGCTAATGAGTACATTGAGGCCCTCAAGGCTTGCAACATTGCTCCATTGCAGGATGGCAACGGCACCACCTGGGTGTCCAGCGTCTACGGTCATGGTGAACCCACGTCTGAAGAGCTCGCGTCCTCCTACTGGCGCGACAACATGGTCAATGCAGTCCTTTTCTTTGAGGCTGTCAGCACTGCTCTGGAAGGACAAGGTCCCTTTGACTGTGCCATCGAGGTTGGACCTCACGCGGCCCTGCGCGGCCCCGTCATTCAGACCATGAAGGCCAAGTCGGGAGAGGCCATTATCTACTCTGGTCTTCTCGACAGAAAGCTCGACGATCGCATTGCTTTTGCGGACTTCTTGGGCTGGATGTGGTCTAACTTCggctcatcgtcatcattgATTGAGAGGTTTGTTCAGAGCTCAGTCAATCCTGAATTGGCTCACCTTCGTTTCCAGCAGGGTCCCAATTACCCTTGGGACCACTCGCATACCTACTACCGCGAGTCACGCATTTCTCGTCAGTATCACTTCAGGACCCACAAACCTCATGAGCTTCTCGGTATTCGTACCAGGGATGACAACGAGCATGAGCTCAGATGGCGCAACATCATGAAGTACGCCAAGCTTCCATGGGCCCAGGGCCACAAGTTCCAAGGACAGGCGCTGCTTCCGGCTTCAGCATACTGTATCATGGTGTTGGATGCTGCACGCGTCCTTTCGGGTAACCGCGCCGCTTCTGTTGTCGAGCTGCGCGACTTGAAGTTTATGGCTGGCATCACGCTGGAGCCTGAGTCTCCCGGTGTTGAGACCCTCTTCTCTTTGGTGGTGTCCAACTCGCCCAAGAACGCCTCCACTATTGAGGCCTTATTCACGCTGACCTCGGCGCCTGCTGATGGCACCATTGACATGAAGCTGAATTTCAGTGGACAGCTTCATATTGTCCTCGGAGAGAAGTCTCCCAACGCACTTAGCCGTCGTCCCGCGCAGCGCGCTGAGACCCTCACCGCCCAACCCGAGGCGTTCTACAAGATGATGGCAGGCACAGGTCTGGATTATAACGGACCTTTCAAGGGATTGACGGCCATTGAGCGTCGCTACCAGTTTTCCTCTGGCACTGTGAAGAGGTTCCATGCAGATGACCAGACTGGCTTGGACATCAGCCCTGCCACGCTGGACAGCTGCTTGCAGACTGCGTTCCTCACTGTTTCTTCCCCTGGTGACGG GTCCCTGTGGACTTCGTTCCTTCCCAAGGTGATGAGTCGTGTCAAGTTCAACCTTGCTACCTGTCGCAGCGGTGGGCGCGATGATAaccttgttgttgatgccTATCTTACTAAAGGCACTCCTTTCTCCAAAACGGCTGCAGCCTCTTTCACAGCTGAGATCAACATCTTCAACCCCGAGGGCAACCTGGAGATTCAAATTGAGGGACTGACCGTTGGCTCCTTCACATCGACTCGCCCTGAAAATGACAAGGAGCTTTATCTCACTACCGTCTACGAACTCGACCCTGAGGATGAGATCGTTGCTTCTCCAGCGGAGGCCCTCAATGGCGTGAGTCCCATGCTCTTCGAGAGCTGTGCCAGAGTTGCCTCGTTTTACGTCGAGCGTGCCGCGCTTAAACGCCTCAAGGAAACGCCCAGGGATCTGCTTGAGCCAGCGGGTTACCAGACCGAGACTCGCTTGGTGTCCAACTCCTGGCCCAACGAGACCGAGCAGAGTCTGGAGAAGTTCATCCGTTCTTCGCCCTATTTCATGACTCTCGATTTCGTTCGCCACCTGGGAGAGAATCTCCCTGACGTCCTTCCGGGCATGCTCCCTACCTTGGTTCAAGAGGCACAGCAGCTCGCCTATTTCCAGAAGCAGGTCGGCCGTGTTGTTCGCCAGATCGTTCACAAGTACCCTCGCATGAACATCCTTGGCCTGACTGATCCCGAATTGGGCTTGACCGAGCATCTCATGGCAGCACTCGATGGATCGTTCCTTAGCTACCGCATTGGTGGCAAGCCTGAGACAAACCTCAAGGAGCGTTCTCCTCTCGCCGAAGGGATTCGCAAGAAGATCATGATTGACGAGATTGACTTCGAGGGCGATGCTGAATCTGTCGGAGGACCTTATGATCTTGTGGTTCTCAACACGTCCATCCttgaggacaagaagactcATTCCGCGTTACAGCTTATCAGGGATTCGATGCGTCCTGGCGGCTTCCTTGTTGTCGTCCATGCATCTCGTACTCCACTCAAGGAGAGAATGCTTCGTTGCGCTGGCCGTACCTCGAGCAACGACGGAATCGCCACACCTCCTGACTGGCCTGATCTCATCGAGGAATGCGGATTTGAGAACACAGCTAAGAACTCGGATATGTGGTTCCATCCTGGATTCACCCTCAGTGTAAGACAGGCAATGTCACAGAGAAAGAAGCAGCTGCTGTGGCCTCTGCATCACGCCACCGGAACTCCTCTCGTGAAGCATCTTTTGATTGTGGGTGGTAAGAAGGTCTGGACGTCTTGCATTTCCTCTGGTGTCTTCCAGGAACTTGCCTCTTTCTGTGGAAAGATCACCGCTGTTGACTCCCTGGAGGATATCCACAATGATGAATTGCTCTCATCTTGCACTGCAGCCATCATCCTTGGCGATATTGATCAGCCTATTCTTGCTGATATGACGGCCGAGCGAATGGACACCATTCGGTCCTTGCTGCGCCCCCAAATGCTCATTATGTGGGTTACTCATAATGCCAGGTTCGACAACCCCGATCATGCCGCATCGCTTGGCTTCACTCGAACGGTTACCGGTGAAGTCCCTGGCTTGCATATACAAGTGCTCGATCTCGACACCATTGACACCTGTCCGGCTGTTCGCGCCGTGTCGAAGACGTTCGCTCGTTTCATCGTTCATTTCCTCGGCCCCAAgaatgaggatgatgagccCCTGTGGGTTCGTGAGCACGAAGTGCACGTTGAGGGTGGCCGCTTGATCGTTCCTCGCGTTCTCCCGTGGAAAGAGGGTAATCAGCGTGTCAATGCGCCCCGCCGCGTGATGACCGACACAGTCAACACTCTGGAAGACGTTGTCGAGGTCCTCGCTTCAGCCTCTGGCCGGTACGAGACTCGGGTCGAGAAGAGCGAAGCCTATCCTTCGCATGTTGAATCGGCGATGCACGTGGACTACAGCACTGTCAAGGTGTTCAACATCGGTGCCATTTGCTCCGGTCATATCTGCATTGGCCGCAACAACGAGACTGGCAAGGCTCAAGTTGCCCTCTCTAAATCGAATAAGTCCTTTATTTCGACGGCCTCTACAATCTTCAGCACGCTCCCTGAAGGCACTGTCGGCGTCTGTGAGCCGCTCTACCTTAGCTTGCTCAGCCGGTATATTTACGCTCTCACTATCGTCAACATGGCTAATGGCAGGTCTGTCATGATCATTGAGCCTGATGGTCTCCTCTTCCAATGCGCCAAGGAAGTTTGTAGCAACCGCGGCATCTGGTTTATGGGTGCTTCCACGGATGAGCGTCGTAGCCGAGTTGTTCCCGATATTGCCTTTGTTCATTCACAGTCAACTTCCAGGCAGATCAAGGCCCTCTATCCCCTCGACGGGGCTTGCATTGTCAACATGCTGCCCAAGACTCACGACGTCTCTCGCATGCTTGTTGACTCGGTGCCTGAGAATTGCGAGTATCTCACTCAGGATAAACTTATCTCGACTCACTTCACGGCGCACCCCAACGCGGCATTCGTTCAGAAGCTATGGGAAGAGGCTGTGACACTTTCTTACAACAGCATGAAGAGCATGCTGCTTAATGCCATCGAGCCTTCTTTCGACATCCTGGACCCCATCACTTTGCCCAAGTTGCTTGACTCTGCTGTGTCTTCTGAGGCTTTCCAGATGCTCGACTGGAAGGCCGAGAGGTCTATCGCTCACATGATCAAGCCTATCGTGGGTGAGAAGATGCTTCGCCCTAACAGTACCTATGTCCTGGTTGGCATCACTCGCGACATGGGCCAGAGTCTCTGCTCTCTCTTCATCGAGCAGGGTGCTCGCCATCTTGTCTTGTGCAGTCGAAACCCCCCGAAGGAGCAGCCTCAGTGGCAGAAGGAGCTCAATGCTCGCGGCATCAAGGTCAAGTTCGAGGCGATGGATGTTACCAACCTCAACACGGTGATTGCCTTCAAGACGAAGCTTGCCGAAGATTCTTGGCCGTCTGTCGGGGGCGTGGTCAACGGTGCCATGGTTCTTGACGACCGTGTGTTCTCCGAGATGTCCGTTGAGACTTGGAATCGCGTCATGAATCCAAAGGTGGTCGGTTCGAGGAATCTCGACATAGTCTTCAACTCTCCGGATATGGATTTCTTTATCATGACCTCGTCTTTCGCTGCCATTGGCGGCCATGCCGGTCAATCGAACTATGCCGCGGCTAACATGTACATGAACGGCATTGCCGCTTCTCGTCGTTGCCGCGGACTGCCGGCCACGGCTCTGAACATTGGGGTCGTCTACGGCCTTGGCTTCTTGCACCGTGAGAAGGACGATCTGTACGCCGGTCTCGAGCGTGAGGGATACCCGCCCATTTCCGAGCGTGATCTTCATCACATGTTCCTCGAGGCCATTGCTGCTGGAAAGCCCGTGGGACACACCGTCTACGACATCACTACGGGCATGAACCGATTCCGCATGGACGCACCGAATCAGCACTGGCAGCTCGATCCTCGTTTCTCACACAATACCCTccccgaggaggacgagaccGCCGCTGGTTCTGCCGGCCAGCAGATCAAGTCTCTTGCCGAGGATCTTGATgctgccaccaccaaagaGGACGTGATGAAGGTGTACGTGCCTGCCTTTATTGGCCGCTTGGAGGCACTTCTGCAGATTGCCGAGGGCGAAATCACACCTGCCAACAGCGTCACTGAGCTTGGTGTCGACTCTCTTATCGCAGTCGAAATCCGCTCCTGGATTTGGAAGACGGTCGCCCAAGATGTTGCGGTGATGAAGATCCTTAGCGCTACCAGCATTGCCCAGTTGTGCGAGGGAATTGCCAGTGATCTTTTGGTCGCCCGCGGTGCTGCAGCCAAGGATTCTACTGCTCCTACTGAACAGAAGGAGACTCCCGCTGGCTCTCAGACTTTGCAGGCTGTCAGTGGCTCGGTCAAATCAGCTCCGAGCACCACTCCATCTCTCGAGGCTTCGGCTAGCACTTTGACTGAAGCCACTGTGGTTTCGATTGTCAGCACTTCCACTGTGGTATCCAGCGCCAGCACTGCTACCAGCGTTGATGGTGACGCTGAGGAGGATAACGCCTTGTCGGCTAGTTGGGAGGACgtaggaaagaaggagtCTTCCATTTTTCTCTGA